From Bradyrhizobium symbiodeficiens, the proteins below share one genomic window:
- a CDS encoding nuclear transport factor 2 family protein has translation MTEHSLWRFSRALHRAINDRHFEDIEALIDEDVEWALYGPIDMFPFLGARQGKDAVLDVIRQLADNFQVRRFDRESIMLGVDSAASMLRYSLTALDSNKPISLRVAQFAQFRAGKLASMRVLIDTFDLVEQALGRAIHLPKMTGVG, from the coding sequence ATGACAGAGCACAGCCTCTGGCGTTTCTCGCGCGCGTTGCACCGCGCGATCAACGACCGGCATTTCGAGGACATCGAGGCCCTGATCGACGAGGACGTCGAATGGGCGCTCTACGGCCCGATCGACATGTTTCCGTTCCTCGGCGCGCGCCAGGGCAAGGACGCCGTGCTCGACGTCATCCGCCAGCTCGCCGACAATTTCCAGGTCCGCCGCTTCGACCGCGAGAGCATTATGCTGGGCGTCGATTCCGCCGCCTCGATGCTGCGCTACTCGCTGACGGCACTGGATTCCAACAAGCCGATCAGCTTGCGGGTCGCACAGTTCGCCCAGTTCAGGGCGGGCAAACTCGCCAGCATGCGCGTCCTGATCGACACCTTCGACCTGGTCGAGCAGGCACTCGGCCGCGCCATTCATCTGCCGAAGATGACCGGCGTCGGCTGA
- a CDS encoding nuclear transport factor 2 family protein, which produces MTVEKLNRQRVLHLLDAFARGDLEAALACCTEDVDFLTHAPIDVLPHMVPRHGKQQLRELWQTIWSRYSEVRYKARHIVAEADQVATYMHTYFRKRSNDRIVQFDMAVFYSFRGGLVAEIREIIDSYDLVQQVLEREIGPLIVGQRMD; this is translated from the coding sequence ATGACGGTCGAAAAGCTGAACAGGCAACGCGTGCTGCATCTGCTCGACGCCTTCGCGCGGGGCGATCTCGAGGCCGCGCTGGCGTGCTGCACCGAGGACGTCGACTTCCTCACCCATGCGCCGATCGACGTGCTGCCGCACATGGTGCCGCGCCACGGCAAGCAACAGCTGCGCGAGCTCTGGCAGACGATCTGGTCGCGCTATTCGGAGGTCCGCTACAAGGCGCGGCACATCGTTGCCGAGGCCGACCAGGTCGCAACCTACATGCACACCTATTTCAGGAAGCGAAGCAACGACCGCATCGTGCAGTTCGACATGGCGGTGTTCTACAGCTTCCGCGGCGGGCTGGTGGCGGAGATCCGCGAGATCATCGATTCCTACGATCTGGTGCAGCAGGTGCTCGAGCGCGAGATCGGGCCGCTGATCGTGGGTCAGCGGATGGACTGA